tatcttGTGGTGTGGTCTTGGTTGTGgttattagttgattgatttatttttctcatcATTGTATTAAAAAAAGTAAGTTGTCAAAAGaggtcaaaatattaaaataaaccaattcaccccccccccctcttgggaaagctatcctaatttcaattggtatcagagccaggttatagtaattcctaacaagaaactataaaaagatcaaatggcaggagtagcacccttcggtgaaggctaatcctcaacccgtccaccaatcttttgtggacataactatacgttttgaaaaaagagaatgcaaatctatctctaacacatggattggaaagcatgggaagtagttatggatggagaccttattcccaccaagatagtagatggaaaacagattccaaaagagaaaaaggatatgaccgattcagattataaaatgcttcaaatcaattcaagcgctataaatgctttatactgtgctttagatgctaacgaatttaataaggtcatggcctgcaagacggctaaagaaatatgggacgaATTAGAaatgacatatgaaggaactatagatgttggggacaataggatagatatgttaacaagtgaatatgaagcattcaagatgaatttagatgaaacaatatcaagtatgtacaccatatttacccacataatcaattccttaagtgcctaaggaaaaacttatactacctatgaaatgattagataagaggccttccctccatatgggaaccaaaggctacagctatcacagaGGGTAAAAACCTCAAgaacacctctctagatgaactcattggttcattacttacttatgaaatggctttaaaggaaAAGAATCCTGAACTcaaacataaaagatccattgcattaaaagcctctagtaacagctcaagtgaagaggaaagtgaatcaagtgacttagaccaagatgaattaccattcatcactaagagattaagcaagttctataggaaaaataaaaggtttcctagaaaatttaaccaaaggaaatctgaaaaaggagagacaagtagaaaagaaaataaaggtaagaatgaatctcctatatgctatcactgcaagaaaccagggcatatcaagacGGATTGCCCGTCGCTCaggaaagacaagaagaaaaagaaggaagctatgaaggcctcgtgggatgattcaagctccagcgagatgGAAAATGAATCAAATGGACAAGATATggaaaatatatgtttcatggcgaatgaagaagaggtaaattcctactactcttcaacaaaaTCTTACAtggagtcttgtgatgagtcttgTGATGGTATGctttcctataaggaattgcaagctgagttgttttctttacataagagattcataaaaatttccaagagaaatataactttgaaagatcaaaataaagaattaataaagcaacttgaatccttcaaaaccattgaaaaagaaaaagaaacttgcattaaaaagttagaagaggaagtaaatgaaataactcaagagttaggcaaaactcatgtagatgatttgaataaaaagaatttagagataaatgaacttaagaaatcagtagaggataaggagaaaattatatataacttcatcaaaggaaaagaaaattttgaaaaaatgattggacagcaaagactacatggaaataaagaaggaataggttataatggaaaagcaaataaaaagagtaaaaaattatacataggatactttgtcaaagaagtcaagcactatgctagtacctcttcaatcaacaaacatgaacacaccacttgctacatatgcaagactaaaggtcatgtaatgttcaattgcccactaaaaacaaagtatgttaaagttcaaggagaatggaaagtcaataatggaactaaaaaaaatacaaagaaagttaaaagaatttgggttccaaagactaacacaatgaatccctcattataggtatgctttaggactacaccgtcaacggataaatggtacttggacagcagattttcaaggcacatgaccggtgataggaccaagttcactacattgaaACAAAAGGATAGGGGATACGTCActtttggcgacaatgccaaaggtaaaattattggcataggaaaaaatggtaaaaaaccttcccttactattgataatgtgctattagtagaaggattaagacacaatcttttaagcattagccaattaagtgatagAGGGTTCGAAATAAgtgttaagaaagaaaaatgtgttatccaaaatcccaagaacaataaaaccttgtttatagctcataggataaataatgtatattgtataaaccttgagaacttagtaaatcaaaatgtaacttgtttagctGCAATGAATGAGatgagttggctttggcataggaaactaggacatgttAGTATGGATCtcttatccaaattatctaagaaaaatcttgtaaaaggattaccaaatactaaattcataaaaaacaaggtgtgtgatgcatgccaaaagggaaagcaagtcaaaacaagcttcaaaaataaaaaatacatatctactaaaagacccctagaacttttgcacctagacttatttggtccaattagaaccttaagcttaggaggcaaacaatatgcttttgtaatagtagatgactattcaagacttacttgggtattattcttagcaaacaaagacaaagcttgtgacatgctaatcaccttatgcaaaaaattacaaaatgaaaaaggccgtaatataactaattttagaagtgatcaaggtagagaatttaaaaacaaaaatgttgataaattctgtaatgatcatgaaataaatcataatttttcagcacctaggactccacaataaaatggagttgtagaaagaaaaaatagaaccctccaagaaatggcaagaaccatgataaatgagaataatctacctaaatacttttgggcagaagctgtaaatacagcttgttatattataaatagggtatctattagatcaggTTTAGATAgaacaccatatgaactatggaaaaaTAGAAGACCCAAtatatcctattttcatgtttttgggtgAAAATGCTTCATTCTCAATACTAAAGATGACTTAAGcaagtttgatgcaaaatatgatgaaggGATCTTCCTAGGATATttcacaaatagtaaagcttagagagtttataataaaagaactcttactgtTATTGAATccatacacataacatttgatgaatcaaatcactatgaCAAAGAAATAAAGAGTGATGAAAGAGAAGacatctcacaaaaagaagataaTCTTAATATTAaacaagaaaacaataatgaaatcCCAAATGAAAACTCCATAGAAAATCAAGAACTTCTTAAAGAGgggaaatatgttaaaattcacccaaaagatcaaattcttggagaaccatcaaaaggagtaacaaCAAGAgcatcattaaaaaatatttgcaaccattatgcctgtttatctcaaaatgaacccaaaaatattgaaaaagccTTAAAAAATggttcttggattatagctatgcagaaagaactaaatcaatttgaaaggaatcaagtatgggaacttatacctaaacccaaagaaaaatcaatcataggaaccaaatgggtgtttagaaataaagaggatgaaaatggggtagttgtaagaaataaagttaggctagtagcacaaggttataatcaagaagaaggtattgattacgatgaaacctttgctcccatagctagaatggaagcaattaggatgctcttaactTATACAATCCATAAGGATTTTatattataccaaatggatgtaaagagtgcattcttaagtGGATATataagtgaagaagtgtatgttaaataacctccaggttttgaagattcaaaaattccaaatcatgtatttaagttaacaaaagctttgtatagtttgaaacaagctcctagagcttggtatgagaggctaattaaattcttgctcaaaaatgaattttcaagaggaatggtagatagcactttatttatcaaaaccaaaaacaaagaaatgttgattgttcaaatatatgtggatgatattttattcggagctacaaatgaagaactatgtaaagactttgccacatgtatgcaaaaagaatttgaaatgagtatgatgggggagttaaattattttctaggattacaaattaaacaagcaaaaaatgggacatttataaatcaaactaaatacattaaatatatgcttaaaaagtttgatatggaacaaagtaaacccataggaacccctatgagtacatcaacaagccttgatagagatgaaaaaagaaaacaagtagacataaaacactatagaggaataattggtagtttactatatctaactgctagtagacccgatattatgtttagtgtatgtatgtgtgcttggtttcaatcagcacctaaggaatcacatctaaTAGCcattaagaggatacttaggtacttgctaggaacacttgatctaggtttatggtatccaaatgATATTGATTTTGATATGATAAGCTATTCTGATGCTGATTGtgctggatgtaagattgatagaaagagtacaagtggcacatgtcacttcctaggactatccttagtatcatggttctcaaagaaacaaaactccatagcctTATCAACCACCGAAGCTAAATATTAGCAGCcgaaagttgttgtgctcaaattctatacatgaaacaacaattaaaagactttaatctaGATTATAATACAATACCAACAAAATGTGATAACACCAatgctataaatatatccaaaaatccaatttcacactcaagaacaaaacatatagacataagacatcattttttaagagatcatgtccaaaaagaggatataatactTGAGTTCAttaatacaaatgaccaatgggcagacatatttacaaaacccttaagtgaagaaagatttataattattaggagagaacttgggttaattcatagcagagaagtgtGTTAGAAAAgaaattacaaaatttttctaatCTTCGATCGTCTAAACTAAAAACTTCAGACGACTTAACACTATAGCaaacaggttcagatgactgaacctggaacTTCAGACGACTGGGAGGCTACTGACTCTTCAAATTCCAGATCTAAAAATCTTCATACAACTGAAGATAAtcctcagtcatctaaagttgcaAGATTTAAATATAACAATCAtcttaaaaccctaatttcagctTTCTGAAGTTCGTTGTTCTACTCGTCCGAACCTATTTCTCTCTATTTCTCCTTATCCTCACCCAGAAATCACTCAATCCGAAGCTTGATTCTCTCTTCTAAGGTTCATTCCATGAAATCTAGGGTTTCTGCAATCAGGTTTCTTCATCGAATATGCCTCGTATTAAGAAAACATCCAATCGTGGCTCTTCGTCTGGGAGGGATGAACAAAATCTTGACAAATGGCTTGTTGCTCCCCAAGCTAAGCTTCATTACCATGCTTCCCTCGACACCATAGACCCCATTCTAGGTAAAGTATTGGATGTCTCGTTCTTAAATGTTGAATTCCCAGATATCCTTCCTTTATTTAAAACAATAGGATGGTTTGATTTTGTTACCCAGCAACCAAAAGGAATTTTCCCttatcttatcaaaatattttatgccaatatgACGTATAAAAATGGGATTTTTTTCTTCTGAAGTAAAAAGTGaagaaaattttgttaaattctgAAATTTTGTCTCATATTTTCAGAATTACTCGAGGCGAATTTGattgtcctatgtttgctcaatcctAGATTCTAGAACAAGGGTTTACCCCTGAAACTTTCCTCCCATTGATCATGGAAAGCAAACCTAtatattttgggcatcctcctttGTACAAACAACTAAGTTTAAAAGCCCAAATTTTACACAAAATTGTTGCAAATAACATCCTACCCAAACAAGGTTCGTTTGACCACCTTTCCTATATTgagtgctttgttctttggtgtcttctcaaagggaagaaactagatttggccaggttaattatcaaatggatgtgggccaaaacTAGAGTCCTCCCGAGTTGTTCTTCCCTATGGAGGTGTCCTTACTCTTCTTTTTGCCCACCTTCATGTCTCCAATAGTTCTAAATTCTTCAAAACAATACCCGCTATGATCTTTTTAATGTGACCTCTCTAAAaaaaatggggtatgacaaaggTAGCTCGGGTTGGTATTTGAAATCAAGTAGAATTCAATGAGCACCTGTAGCCTCaacctcagcctcagcctcagcagCAGCTCATTCTTCTCCCACACAGTATCTATGATCCTCTcatgatgcaccttcatggtttttATCATTTCAAAAGGACTTCTTTAGTTTTTCATTTGAAGTGTGCACTAGGCTTCAAAATATTAAAGGAAAAGTTACATCCCTTGATCAGCACATCACTCACATTGAGAAGTATCATACTAGATCTTCTAGGGGAggtgatcccatggatattagctcCACCCCTCAAAATGAAGATGATGGTTCTGATGAAGAAACTGACGACAATGAAGAAGGTTCTGCAGAAGAAGGCGACCAGGAAGAAGAAGCAGGCTCTGAAGAAGAAGGAGGccaagatgaagaagaagaagaaggacaaaAAGACGGCTCTAATGGAGAAAGACAGGATCATTAGGAAACATCTAGCATAGATTACTAGTTACTATGAAACTTTTTGAATGTAACACAATATATAAAATTAGCACCTAGCTCAAAGTTGTAGTTAGTTTACAGTGTATTGTTTGCAGTATTGGTACTTTGACTCTTTTTTTTGTAACATCTCTCGATGAAAATTTTTGGTTGTCACACCTCGTTATGTAAACACTTCCTCAATGGTTATAAAAATAACTTTCCTATTACTTATTACTTGTTcttttttaataatgacaaagggggagaagtgttattagcaaagaaaaaaaaaactacttgcAAAGACTTATATTGACATGCCTAGATAGGACATGTGAAATGAAATATGAGCAATGAAACTAACAAATTCAGTATATGGACATATGAACTTGCAAATACTTATATTGACATGCTTGGAGACTTATATTGACATGCTTGGATAATATgtcatgtttatttattttttatcgatgcttatagtaagggggagtatttttcaaagaaactcttatctttgctccttgtttgtcatcatcaaaaagggggagattgttggcctaactaggtttttcaatcaggtttggtgataacaaataaaggacaTTTTAACTTGAAATGGTTGAGTTTTGGTCTTTCAGGAAAACAAGGATCATTGTGGACCATCAAGttagataaactaacaaatgatccaaAAAGAAGCTTAAAACAGCACAATACTGATCAAAGCATGGGAAGCTAAAACTAGCTCAAGCAAacatccaagggatttcaaaccaaaaagaaagtggatgatctcaagcttagcatataaggttttaggaaaaccaatgtaagtacttcaaagtcaaaatatctattgaaatatcttttgaagtTTTTTAGGGaaattatatggacttagagacctatttaaaaaaaaaaaaccccaaaataagttttataaagaataaaagaaagaaagcaaaCCATTTTTCTTATTGAAAGTCAAAATTCAGAAAGCAATATGTTCAAAAGACTGAAGTTCTGTTCAGAAGcctaaagtgacaacttcagaagactgaacttcaaGGTCGGTTGACTGAAAAATTACTTCAGACGTGTGAAGAATAAGCTCAATCATTTGAAGATTTTTTGGTGAGAAACAAAAactagcagaagcacctcagatgactgacccttgacctcggttgTATGAACTCAActcttcggtcgtctgacccctgacttcggtcatctgaccctgtatttagtttttttttcaaaaggctTAGGAACTTCATATGAATGAAGTCGAGtgttcagtcgtttgaacactGTCAATGagcaaaaaaatttcaaaattttattttttaaatattagttgcttaggctccaatctttctaaaaacttgggaaatactctaagtaaacttgagcaacaaggaaactcgtttgaatgcctataaatgcatggttttccaaatcaaaatacatcaagTATTGAAAAATAAgccataagctctcttgctctcaaaatctcaacttgctcatcttttgcaaactgaaagtgctgaTGTTTTGAGATcgttgatcatcaatccctgagttatACTtgttgatttctcatctggagaaaagggagtttggtgaaatctattcttaagcttcaaaagtgtatttcattcttgatatttacattttgaagtacatagatttgaattgtactaacttgctctttgtgtgagcattctttgtacacaatcctcttattgtttctcttgtagattttggacagttccaggttgttggatcattgaccgaacgagagtacatcgtttggagaagacgGACTCTAGCtgtaacaaaggagtgttgtaatcggtgttgttccgcccggtaaaggaactgcgatagtggaacccttcggtaatttgccaagggcgaggacataggctgtgttaaagccgaacctcgtaaaatctttgtgtctctctctcttccttactcatTATTTTCAGCACAACATATTCTTGTGAATACTAAAGTGTAGGTAGCAAGGCTTGAAATTAAAACtaaaggaagactcttgatatttagaaagtatatTTTGATGAACCATTTGCGGAAactcaaaagggagtacgttggttaatttgagaaaatcttaatcaagagaagcacaAACAAAGATTTCATCCAAAGCAGGTTGCAAACATCTACAAGGAAGCTGACAAAAGGCTTAACAAAATTTGCATGTTTGTTTGAATACTTCGGTTAATTGGtttgtgtgtttaaatttcagtatcttGTGGTGTGGTTTTGGTTGTGGTTATTAGttgattcatttatttttctcgTCGTTGTATTAAAACAAGCAAGTTGTCAAAAGAGGTCAAAATATTAAAACaaaccaattcacctccccccccccccttgggaaagctatcctaatttcagaatACTTAAGTTGCTGgcttaaggtggggacgtaggtagtgttggcctaacaaggctcacaattcttattttgatgataaaaaatcaagataAAATTGATATGGTTTCAAGTTGAACTATTGCAGGAAGCAGATAATAGAAAGCTCAAGTGTTTCAAAGCTAAACTCAATGATAAAAGCTCAAGATGGGCATATtctataaaagcttgaagaatgaaagagTATTAAAAGCTCAAAGAATGCTTAATGATCAAGGAAAGAACTCAAGGCAAGGACTTTCGTGAAGACTTAAGAAGCTCAAGGGTTtagagtcttaagaaagtctttatgtaagtacttcatataaagctcaatataaattgaattgaagcttattaagaacaagaaactaagaaaccaatttttgaaaaacttaaaatatgttttcttaaattaaaataataaaggtctcaaatgagaagaagttttcaaagttaaatttagTTTTTTGGGATCTAAGCGACTACCCAATTCAAGCAGGTGACTGctcattttagaatttaaaatatgGCAAACAGTAAGGTCCTAGGCGACATCAAGGAACCTGCCAGgggcctgggtggtcaagccatgCACCTGCTTGTGCTTTGGTAGGTGACTGCCTACCTTCTGAGTTTCAAGTTTGAACTATGGTAGGCGACTACTAGATCGTGGCAGGCAATTGCCACTCGAACAGTATGTTTAAAATTCCAAcgggaaatttttttaatttggtttcttgggcactactctctTTGAAAACTTGGTACatactccaagaaaacttggggACAAGGTAttaacttttaaacatctataaatagcccctaaAACAAGATTTTTAAATACCAAGAAAATTTCTCAGCAATCAAGAATTCCCAAAGTGCTCTAAATCTCTTTTGTTCACGTCTTGCTTTCACTACTGAGTTGCTGTTGATTCTAATTCCAAATCTGtgtcttcaaagtctgaatctttcaatccaaggaagataaattcggtgatttaattcaattgagcttcaatctctttatattgaattacattgaagtatattgtgctgattgttgtactaacttgctctgtttgagagtgtctcttgtacacaaattcttTCCTACTTCTTTGTTGTTTCTAGATGATCcagggttgttggatcgttgtaaccaagcGAGGGTATATCATTTAaagaggtttctcttcttgaaaaatagggttttgtaaaaggtttgctccacccggaaaggagtgttcatagtggaatcctttggtagtattgaccaaaggcggggacgtaggctggggataagccaaacctcgtaaaaatgcGGTGTTCTTCTTACCCtatctttttaatttcagcactatatattGGATGTGTATGTTGAGTGTAGGTTGCAAGGCTTGAACAACTAAAAAAAGAAGACTATTAATCTATAGAAAGTACATTTTCattaaccgtttgtggaaacccaaaagggagtacgttggttaatttgcacaaattttaattaaaaaagtgCAAACAAATTTCCAAAATAGGGCTTTTCAAATTGCATGCACGGTTGCTTACAAAAGCTAAAGTTACAATTTCATAAGAATCTTTAAATTAAGATTGGTTTGGTATTTGGTATTTGTGAATGTTGAATTGGTTGTTTGTGGGGTAATTTAAATTGTGAATTGTTTTATTTACTTAAGGTTGCTGTGTGTTTTGAAACAAGTAAGTAAAATCTAAAACgaacttaaaattttcaataacccaattcaccaccccccttcttaggatcactattccactttcaattagtatcagagcctggttATAACACATCTTAAAAAGTTGTTATATAAAGATCTTAAATGGCTCATAAAGGAGTAGttccctttggagagggccaatcctcaacccaacCACCAATC
The sequence above is a segment of the Malania oleifera isolate guangnan ecotype guangnan chromosome 8, ASM2987363v1, whole genome shotgun sequence genome. Coding sequences within it:
- the LOC131162713 gene encoding uncharacterized protein LOC131162713, whose protein sequence is MPRIKKTSNRGSSSGRDEQNLDKWLVAPQAKLHYHASLDTIDPILVCTRLQNIKGKVTSLDQHITHIEKYHTRSSRGGDPMDISSTPQNEDDGSDEETDDNEEGSAEEGDQEEEAGSEEEGGQDEEEEEGQKDGSNGERQDH